A genomic segment from Variovorax paradoxus B4 encodes:
- a CDS encoding dihydrodipicolinate synthase family protein, with protein MALSLTLPIASGSLAPYALRGTAPVKPDAGVKFNRIAYSAAHVVADPLAAVDPWLQCAVDWDTTIAYRRHLFSLGLGVAEAMDTAQRGMGLDWPTSLELIRRSLDAAKDVPGALVASGCGTDHLNIDEVRSVDDVIRGYEEQMAAIEALGGKLIVMASRALARVAKSPADYERVYDRILRQAKQPVVLHWLGDMFDPALAGYWGSKEVDAAMDTALAVIAAHPHKVDGIKISLLDKDKEIAMRRRLPKGVRMYTGDDFNYAELIAGDSFGSEPTHGQSDALLGIFDAIAPAASAALGALAQGDTDKFHAILGPTVPLSRHIFAAPTRFYKTGVVFMAWLNGHQNHFTMVGGQQSTRSLQHFAELFRLADAANLLEQPELAVQRMKTLLALHGVEG; from the coding sequence ATGGCACTTTCGCTGACCCTTCCCATCGCGAGCGGCTCGCTCGCGCCCTACGCCCTGCGCGGCACCGCGCCGGTGAAGCCCGATGCGGGCGTGAAGTTCAACCGCATCGCCTACTCTGCGGCGCACGTGGTGGCCGACCCGCTCGCGGCGGTCGACCCGTGGCTGCAGTGCGCGGTCGACTGGGACACCACCATCGCCTACCGGCGCCACCTGTTCTCGCTGGGCCTGGGCGTGGCCGAGGCCATGGACACGGCGCAGCGCGGCATGGGCCTGGACTGGCCGACCTCGCTCGAGCTGATCCGCCGCTCGCTCGATGCGGCCAAGGACGTGCCGGGCGCGCTGGTCGCCTCGGGCTGCGGCACCGACCACCTGAACATCGACGAGGTGAGGAGCGTCGACGACGTGATCCGCGGCTATGAAGAGCAGATGGCCGCCATCGAGGCGCTCGGCGGCAAGCTGATCGTGATGGCGAGCCGCGCGCTGGCCCGGGTGGCGAAGAGCCCCGCCGACTACGAGCGCGTGTACGACCGCATCCTGCGCCAGGCGAAGCAGCCCGTGGTGCTGCACTGGCTCGGCGACATGTTCGACCCGGCGCTCGCGGGCTACTGGGGCAGCAAGGAAGTCGATGCAGCCATGGACACGGCGCTCGCCGTCATTGCCGCTCATCCGCACAAGGTCGACGGCATCAAGATCTCGCTGCTCGACAAGGACAAGGAAATCGCGATGCGCCGGCGTCTGCCCAAGGGCGTGCGCATGTACACCGGCGACGACTTCAACTACGCCGAGCTGATCGCCGGCGACAGCTTCGGTAGCGAGCCGACGCATGGCCAGAGCGACGCGCTGCTCGGCATCTTCGACGCCATCGCACCCGCGGCAAGCGCTGCACTGGGCGCATTGGCCCAGGGCGATACCGACAAGTTCCACGCGATCCTCGGCCCCACGGTGCCGCTGTCGCGCCACATCTTTGCGGCGCCCACGCGCTTCTACAAGACCGGCGTGGTGTTCATGGCCTGGCTCAACGGCCACCAGAACCACTTCACGATGGTGGGCGGCCAGCAGAGCACGCGCTCGCTGCAGCACTTCGCCGAGCTGTTCCGCCTGGCCGATGCGGCCAACCTGCTGGAGCAGCCGGAGCTTGCCGTTCAGCGCATGAAGACGCTGCTTGCGCTGCACGGCGTGGAAGGCTAG